One genomic window of Sphingobacterium oryzagri includes the following:
- a CDS encoding thermonuclease family protein: MRVIDGDTFVVADGSPKGGKVRLIGVDAPETRNSGKRKIGFYGKEAKEYLHKLIDGKQVRLAYDAGKRDRYGRLLAYVYVGNLFINADLVKKGYAQVYTVPPNVKYAELFVELEREARQGKRGLWRK, from the coding sequence ATGCGCGTGATAGATGGTGATACTTTTGTCGTGGCTGATGGCTCACCCAAGGGGGGAAAGGTACGCCTGATCGGTGTGGATGCGCCGGAAACGCGTAATTCGGGGAAAAGAAAAATTGGTTTTTACGGAAAAGAGGCGAAGGAATACCTGCATAAGTTAATTGATGGTAAGCAGGTTCGTTTGGCGTATGATGCAGGAAAGCGCGACCGTTATGGGCGTTTGTTGGCTTACGTTTATGTGGGTAATTTATTTATCAATGCCGATTTGGTTAAAAAGGGGTATGCGCAGGTCTACACCGTGCCTCCAAACGTAAAATATGCAGAACTTTTCGTAGAATTGGAACGCGAAGCTCGTCAAGGGAAGCGCGGTTTATGGAGGAAATAG
- a CDS encoding nucleoside phosphorylase codes for MIADSELILNADGSIYHLNLLPDDLAPTIIFVGDPDRVGLVSKYFDRIDIRKGKREFITQTGWLRGKRVSVISTGIGTDNIDIVFNEVDALVNIDFASRMLKPDLTSLDIIRIGTSGSIQGDIKMGTILASAHAIGFDALMQYYVKSYTAEETKIQDAVKTHFDTLSFVPYVGSASSKLLQQIAADLPKGMTMTAPGFYGPQGRSVRSINVYPI; via the coding sequence ATGATTGCCGATTCAGAATTGATTCTTAATGCAGATGGTAGTATCTATCATCTTAACTTATTGCCGGATGACCTGGCGCCAACGATTATATTCGTGGGCGATCCCGATCGTGTAGGCTTGGTTTCAAAATATTTCGACCGTATAGATATCCGTAAAGGTAAGCGGGAATTTATCACGCAAACCGGATGGTTGCGCGGTAAACGTGTGTCAGTTATTTCAACGGGTATCGGTACGGATAATATTGATATCGTTTTTAATGAGGTAGACGCGCTGGTGAATATCGATTTTGCATCCAGAATGCTAAAACCGGATTTGACCTCGCTGGATATCATTCGTATCGGTACATCGGGATCTATACAGGGAGATATTAAAATGGGCACCATATTGGCAAGTGCCCATGCAATCGGTTTTGATGCGTTGATGCAATATTATGTGAAGAGCTATACTGCCGAGGAAACGAAAATACAAGATGCTGTAAAAACGCACTTTGATACGTTGAGTTTTGTGCCTTATGTGGGCAGCGCTAGTAGCAAGCTGCTTCAGCAAATAGCGGCAGATTTGCCCAAAGGTATGACGATGACGGCTCCGGGATTTTATGGGCCGCAAGGCCGTTCGGTTCGCTCGATCAACGTTTATCCGATTTAA
- a CDS encoding IMPACT family protein has translation MSLFDDTYLTIDEPAEGIFRDKGSKFIAYAYPFTQEDKLKDIIADLKTLHPKARHHCWAYRLSPDRTVFRLNDDGEPSGTAGRPILNVLLSRDITNVLVVVVRYFGGTLLGVPGLINAYKTATIAALDMAEIRQKTVNDIYRISFAYLQMNDVMRLVKEENLTILKQDFDNSCVLNVEVRKLQVNQVVQRLEKMEAVDYVYLTTL, from the coding sequence GTGAGTTTATTTGACGATACCTATTTAACGATTGATGAACCCGCTGAGGGAATTTTTAGAGACAAAGGCAGCAAGTTTATTGCTTACGCCTATCCATTTACGCAAGAAGATAAGCTGAAAGATATCATTGCCGATCTTAAAACGTTACACCCCAAAGCGCGCCACCATTGCTGGGCTTATCGACTAAGCCCAGATCGTACAGTTTTTAGATTGAATGATGATGGTGAACCGTCAGGCACGGCGGGTAGGCCGATCTTGAATGTGCTGTTATCCAGAGATATTACCAATGTGCTGGTGGTAGTGGTACGCTATTTTGGTGGCACCTTGTTGGGTGTGCCGGGCTTGATAAACGCGTACAAAACAGCCACCATAGCGGCGCTGGATATGGCTGAAATACGTCAGAAGACAGTCAACGATATCTATCGCATTTCATTTGCTTATCTGCAAATGAACGATGTGATGCGTTTGGTAAAAGAGGAAAATTTAACTATCTTAAAACAGGATTTTGATAACAGCTGTGTGCTGAACGTTGAAGTTCGAAAGCTTCAGGTAAACCAGGTTGTGCAGCGCCTGGAAAAGATGGAAGCGGTAGACTATGTTTATTTAACCACCTTGTGA
- the mreC gene encoding rod shape-determining protein MreC has translation MKNLWLFLVRYNAIFWFILFFAISLILVVQNNNFQRASFINSSNVVVGSFYQQVNSWKSYLALRDANEKLAAENVLLRQQVQNLRQADTTADSVYLVDSIEQGRYAFIVANVANNSVHQKSNYLTLDKGTADGVEKGMGVITSNGVVGIVLQTSAHFSSVQSLLHPDTKISVTLDSSAVFGSLVWGSNIDPRFAMVRDIPNHVQVKKGEKVYTSGYSLFPAGIHVGDIEETDIKSGESFLDLKLKLSTNFSNLNHVYIVRDLLLHEKQTLETTTQDNG, from the coding sequence ATGAAAAACCTTTGGCTGTTTCTTGTTAGATATAATGCTATTTTTTGGTTTATTCTCTTCTTTGCTATATCCTTGATTTTGGTTGTCCAAAACAATAACTTCCAGCGTGCTTCTTTTATCAACTCTTCAAATGTCGTCGTTGGCTCTTTTTATCAGCAAGTAAACTCTTGGAAAAGTTACCTGGCGCTACGTGATGCCAACGAAAAGCTGGCGGCAGAAAATGTACTCCTTAGACAGCAGGTTCAAAATTTACGCCAAGCGGACACGACGGCTGATTCGGTATATCTTGTCGATTCTATTGAACAAGGCCGTTATGCCTTTATTGTTGCCAACGTGGCGAATAATAGCGTGCACCAGAAAAGTAATTACCTGACTTTAGATAAGGGCACTGCTGATGGCGTGGAAAAAGGAATGGGCGTAATTACTTCGAACGGCGTGGTAGGCATTGTCCTGCAAACTTCGGCACATTTCAGCTCGGTACAATCGCTGCTTCACCCCGACACAAAAATTTCGGTAACGCTGGATAGCTCGGCAGTATTTGGATCTTTGGTTTGGGGAAGTAACATTGACCCGCGCTTTGCGATGGTGCGCGATATCCCCAACCATGTGCAGGTAAAAAAAGGCGAAAAAGTTTACACATCCGGATACTCTTTATTTCCAGCAGGTATACACGTGGGCGATATCGAGGAAACGGATATTAAATCGGGTGAGAGTTTTCTGGATTTAAAATTAAAACTGTCGACCAATTTCAGCAACCTAAATCATGTATATATCGTGCGTGATTTATTGCTGCACGAAAAACAAACACTAGAAACAACAACTCAAGATAATGGGTAA
- the aroA gene encoding 3-phosphoshikimate 1-carboxyvinyltransferase yields MSLSKIQLTHPTKTINGTVQLTGSKSESNRALIIQALSKGAVAVSNLSAAADTVIMQRAIKQAATTDGENASIVDIGPAGTAMRFLTSYLNLQAGNFILTGTERMQQRPIGILVDALKSLGAQITYDKSEGYPPLHIQGGKTFSASRVTIKGDVSSQYISSLLLIAASLKDGLQLDIEGDLTSRPYVTMTLNMLQEAGIKHQWTANSISIAPQAFKPATISVEPDWSAASYWYAIVAHSENGTVVLPGLKAHSLQGDIAIVDIMAHFGVASSFQEDGLHISKVSDGSDQQVFDFKECPDLAQTVVALAAALKRNITIAGVETLKIKETDRLAALKTEIEKFGATIIADGEVYHVKTENVHAPAQLSFDTYEDHRMAMAFAPLAMVFQEVTINEPMVVEKSYPDFWQHLQKQGFQISK; encoded by the coding sequence ATGAGTTTATCTAAAATACAACTCACACACCCTACAAAAACTATTAATGGCACGGTTCAACTCACTGGTTCTAAATCAGAGAGCAACCGTGCTCTTATTATCCAGGCCCTTAGCAAAGGTGCGGTAGCGGTTAGCAATTTGTCTGCGGCAGCAGATACAGTGATCATGCAGCGCGCGATCAAACAGGCAGCCACAACCGACGGAGAAAATGCCAGCATCGTCGATATTGGACCAGCCGGGACGGCCATGCGCTTTTTGACGTCGTACCTTAACCTGCAAGCAGGCAATTTTATCCTTACGGGTACCGAACGTATGCAACAGCGGCCTATCGGTATTTTGGTCGATGCGCTAAAAAGCCTGGGCGCGCAAATCACGTATGATAAAAGCGAAGGCTATCCCCCACTTCATATTCAGGGTGGCAAAACATTTTCAGCAAGTCGCGTGACTATTAAAGGTGATGTAAGCAGCCAATATATTTCATCTTTATTATTAATTGCTGCATCCTTGAAAGATGGTTTGCAGCTTGATATCGAAGGCGATCTTACATCCAGACCGTATGTAACGATGACCTTAAACATGTTGCAAGAAGCCGGTATTAAACACCAGTGGACAGCCAATAGCATTAGTATTGCACCACAAGCTTTCAAGCCGGCAACCATATCGGTGGAGCCAGACTGGAGTGCGGCGTCTTATTGGTACGCCATCGTCGCGCATTCAGAAAATGGAACGGTCGTATTGCCGGGGCTTAAAGCGCACAGTTTACAAGGCGATATTGCCATCGTCGATATCATGGCACACTTTGGTGTCGCTAGTTCTTTCCAAGAAGACGGACTGCACATCAGCAAAGTAAGTGACGGCTCCGACCAACAGGTGTTTGATTTTAAAGAATGTCCCGATCTGGCGCAAACCGTCGTAGCGCTTGCAGCTGCGCTCAAGCGTAACATCACGATTGCCGGTGTAGAAACGCTGAAGATCAAAGAAACTGATCGTTTGGCAGCATTGAAAACCGAAATAGAAAAATTTGGTGCTACCATCATCGCAGATGGCGAGGTATACCACGTGAAAACAGAAAATGTACATGCGCCTGCGCAACTTTCCTTTGACACGTATGAAGATCACCGCATGGCAATGGCTTTTGCGCCCTTAGCTATGGTGTTTCAAGAAGTTACGATCAACGAACCGATGGTTGTCGAGAAATCATACCCTGATTTTTGGCAACACCTACAAAAACAAGGATTCCAAATCAGTAAATAA
- the rodA gene encoding rod shape-determining protein RodA: MNKIGEKSFFGRIDWLTITLWFALCVIGWFNIHAAVFDPEQPGIFNLATNYGKQSIYIFTAILIGFSILIIDAKFFISVSPIIYVVVILLLVAVLVVGRNVGGNQAWIPIGSFRLQPSEFGKLATCLLLASYLSTQTNKHPNPKTLGIGAMIVLFPVALVMLQPDTGSALAFFALIFVFYREGYVGNAALLLGGLAILLFILALLVNQWLLIGLLLAVAGLIAFILRKKRKHLITIGALFLSCSVYVLCVDFAYEQILQPHQRNRIDIILGKMNDPRGQGYNLNQSKIAIGSGQLLGKGYLQGTQTKYNFVPEQSTDFIFCTVGEEWGFVGCVVLIGIYITLLIRLVNIAERQRTAFARIYAYGVASILFFHFFINIGMTIGIVPVIGIPLPFISYGGSSLWSFTILLFILLRFDSSRKGLNG; the protein is encoded by the coding sequence ATGAATAAAATTGGGGAGAAAAGTTTTTTTGGACGTATAGACTGGCTGACGATTACACTATGGTTTGCCTTATGTGTGATCGGCTGGTTTAATATTCACGCTGCGGTGTTTGATCCGGAACAGCCCGGCATTTTTAATCTTGCGACAAACTATGGAAAGCAGTCTATCTATATTTTTACGGCGATTCTGATTGGTTTTAGTATATTGATTATCGATGCTAAGTTTTTTATTTCTGTTTCGCCCATTATATACGTGGTCGTTATTTTATTACTAGTTGCGGTACTCGTTGTTGGGCGTAATGTGGGCGGAAACCAGGCTTGGATACCGATCGGAAGCTTCAGGCTACAACCGTCTGAATTTGGTAAATTAGCCACCTGCCTGTTGCTTGCTTCTTACCTCAGCACGCAAACTAACAAACATCCGAATCCAAAAACGTTGGGTATTGGCGCCATGATCGTACTTTTTCCAGTAGCGTTGGTTATGTTGCAACCCGATACCGGATCTGCCTTGGCATTTTTCGCGCTTATCTTTGTATTTTATCGTGAAGGTTATGTTGGCAATGCCGCACTATTACTCGGCGGCTTAGCGATCTTGCTGTTTATATTAGCCCTGTTGGTGAACCAATGGTTGTTGATCGGATTACTCTTGGCCGTTGCCGGGCTCATCGCGTTTATCTTACGGAAGAAAAGAAAACACCTCATCACGATTGGCGCCTTATTTCTTTCCTGCTCAGTTTATGTGCTTTGTGTGGATTTTGCGTATGAACAGATTCTTCAACCACACCAACGTAACCGGATTGATATCATTTTGGGAAAAATGAATGATCCGCGCGGACAGGGCTATAATTTGAACCAATCGAAAATTGCTATTGGGTCTGGTCAATTATTAGGCAAAGGCTACTTGCAAGGCACACAAACCAAATACAATTTTGTTCCTGAGCAAAGTACTGATTTTATTTTTTGTACTGTCGGCGAGGAATGGGGCTTCGTAGGCTGTGTGGTGCTGATTGGTATTTACATCACGCTATTGATCAGGCTTGTGAATATTGCGGAAAGGCAACGAACGGCTTTTGCGCGGATATACGCTTACGGCGTTGCCTCTATCCTATTCTTTCACTTTTTCATCAATATCGGTATGACTATCGGTATTGTGCCCGTTATCGGTATTCCGCTGCCGTTTATCAGTTACGGAGGGTCATCGTTATGGAGCTTCACGATTCTGTTATTTATCCTGCTACGCTTTGATTCGAGCAGAAAAGGCTTGAATGGCTAG
- a CDS encoding rod shape-determining protein MreD — MGKVIIFNAIRFFVVVLLQVALFKNIGYYNLASVFPYIFFIFLLPIGLPNVVLFVTAFLTGLTVDAFYDSVGVHAAACVALALFRTFFHKITLEVEIKDSFNTPSLGEMGTKWFLPYVFFGTLIHHLTLFLVETFSFTNFLYTLASIILSSIFTVSVIFLMSLLVYKRKSRINSI; from the coding sequence ATGGGTAAAGTAATCATCTTCAACGCCATCCGTTTCTTTGTAGTTGTACTGCTGCAAGTTGCCCTATTTAAAAACATAGGCTATTACAACCTGGCATCGGTGTTTCCGTATATCTTTTTTATTTTTCTATTGCCAATTGGCTTGCCCAATGTGGTACTTTTCGTCACCGCATTTCTAACAGGTCTTACAGTCGACGCATTTTATGACTCCGTCGGCGTACATGCTGCGGCTTGTGTGGCGCTTGCGCTTTTCCGAACATTTTTTCATAAAATTACGCTCGAAGTCGAAATCAAAGACTCGTTTAACACCCCATCACTTGGTGAAATGGGCACAAAATGGTTTCTGCCGTATGTATTTTTCGGAACACTAATACACCATTTGACGCTTTTTCTTGTCGAGACATTTTCCTTCACAAATTTTCTCTACACGCTGGCTAGCATTATATTAAGTAGTATCTTTACCGTATCGGTGATCTTCTTAATGAGCTTATTGGTCTACAAAAGGAAATCTCGCATCAACAGTATTTAA
- a CDS encoding chorismate mutase, translated as MKHTLDIVPLKSWIDTGDKPLIIAGPCSAETEDQLVSTAHLLANTGKVNVLRAGIWKPRTRPGEFEGIGSVGLEWLKRAKAETGLLTATEVATAKHVEEALAAGVDVLWIGARSTANPFTVQEIADALVGVDIPVLIKNPVNPDLSLWIGALERVNRAGIKKLAAIHRGFSSFEKTAFRNEPMWDLAIQLKSACPELPIINDPSHICGNRELLPYVAQKAMDMDLQGLIIESHIDPSVAWTDAKQQVTPAALAELLDNLSVRHPESNNPAFEDKLAELRKQIDKLDDAILQQIGDRMKIAEKIGEYKRDNNVTILQVNRWDEIVEKRLQLAKALTISEDFASKFLELLHNESIRKQNAVMNTNPVTEA; from the coding sequence ATGAAACATACATTAGACATCGTCCCTTTAAAGTCTTGGATAGATACAGGCGATAAACCGTTAATTATTGCAGGCCCTTGTAGTGCAGAGACAGAAGATCAATTGGTATCGACTGCACATTTATTGGCTAATACAGGTAAAGTAAACGTATTACGTGCCGGCATCTGGAAACCACGTACTCGTCCGGGAGAGTTTGAAGGAATCGGGAGCGTAGGCCTTGAATGGTTAAAACGTGCAAAAGCAGAGACCGGTTTATTGACCGCGACAGAAGTGGCGACGGCTAAGCACGTCGAAGAAGCGTTGGCTGCTGGCGTGGATGTATTGTGGATTGGCGCACGCTCTACGGCAAATCCGTTCACCGTACAGGAAATTGCCGATGCACTTGTTGGTGTAGATATCCCGGTATTAATCAAAAACCCGGTAAACCCAGATTTGTCACTGTGGATTGGCGCTTTAGAGCGTGTTAATCGCGCAGGTATCAAAAAACTAGCGGCTATTCACCGTGGTTTCTCTTCTTTCGAAAAAACAGCATTCCGTAACGAACCAATGTGGGATTTAGCCATCCAGCTGAAATCAGCTTGTCCTGAATTGCCAATCATCAATGACCCAAGCCACATTTGCGGAAATAGAGAGTTGCTCCCATATGTTGCACAAAAGGCTATGGATATGGACTTACAAGGATTGATCATTGAGTCACACATCGATCCTTCTGTTGCCTGGACAGATGCCAAACAACAGGTTACACCTGCTGCATTAGCAGAATTGCTGGATAATCTTTCTGTACGTCATCCGGAATCTAATAACCCGGCATTCGAAGATAAATTGGCCGAACTGCGTAAGCAAATTGACAAATTGGACGATGCCATCTTACAACAGATTGGCGACCGTATGAAAATCGCCGAAAAAATTGGCGAATATAAACGCGACAATAACGTAACCATCCTTCAGGTAAACCGTTGGGATGAGATTGTTGAAAAAAGATTACAACTGGCAAAAGCATTGACCATTAGCGAAGATTTTGCTTCTAAATTTTTAGAGCTTCTACACAACGAGTCTATTCGTAAGCAAAATGCTGTCATGAATACCAATCCTGTAACGGAGGCCTAA
- a CDS encoding prephenate dehydratase, producing MKTKIAIQGVKASFHEEAAFKYFGDEIQTIECESFKKTCEMLKQGKADYVVMAIENSIAGSILPNYNLLRDYRFHIIGEVHLNIQQNLLVLPGVKLSDIKFVESHPIAIRQCDEFLSDYPDWIVKEGMDTAACAKAITDNKLTNTAAIASSMAAKLYGLEILEKRIETNKKNATRFLILSNEVVEQKNANKASLSFQTGNAVGALASVLQCFAEQNVNLSKIQSMPVVGKRNEYDFYVDVEWKKQSDYDAAIRKVLKHTVNFNIMGEYIKNEKV from the coding sequence ATGAAAACAAAAATTGCAATACAAGGCGTAAAGGCCTCCTTTCATGAAGAAGCTGCATTCAAATATTTCGGTGACGAAATACAAACTATTGAATGCGAATCTTTTAAAAAAACTTGCGAAATGCTGAAACAAGGCAAAGCAGATTATGTGGTCATGGCCATTGAAAATTCGATTGCAGGAAGTATTTTGCCTAACTACAATTTGTTGCGTGATTACCGCTTTCACATCATCGGCGAGGTGCATTTAAATATCCAGCAAAATCTATTGGTTTTACCAGGCGTAAAGCTGAGCGATATCAAATTTGTAGAGTCGCACCCCATCGCTATTCGTCAATGTGATGAATTTTTAAGTGACTATCCAGATTGGATCGTTAAAGAAGGAATGGATACAGCGGCTTGCGCAAAAGCTATTACGGATAATAAGTTAACCAATACCGCAGCGATAGCCAGCAGCATGGCGGCGAAACTTTATGGATTGGAAATACTAGAAAAACGCATTGAAACGAACAAAAAAAATGCAACGCGCTTCTTGATCTTATCCAATGAAGTAGTCGAACAGAAAAATGCCAATAAAGCGTCATTATCCTTCCAAACTGGCAATGCGGTAGGCGCTTTAGCCAGTGTATTGCAGTGTTTTGCTGAGCAAAATGTCAACCTAAGCAAGATTCAATCGATGCCTGTGGTTGGGAAAAGAAATGAATATGACTTTTACGTGGATGTAGAATGGAAAAAACAAAGCGATTATGATGCCGCCATTCGAAAAGTGTTAAAGCACACCGTGAATTTCAACATCATGGGAGAATACATCAAAAACGAAAAAGTTTAA
- a CDS encoding DMT family transporter: MWYVFFSVICSVTVSVVIKLAKKRGVAHLHLIVWNYPVAALLTAVLLKPQGNGFLDPNLPWGLYAGLALLLPTIFICIAYAIQYSGIVKTEVAQRLSLFIPLLAAFFLFNEQMQASKLCGIAVGLIAILFSIGWNKKSNTSGKGKAFYALAVFFGMGIIDILFKQVALYKAVSYAYSMLIVFLLAMLVAFAFLGYRLFFKGERLAAKAVLWGILLGLFNFGNILFYMKAHQALSESPSIVFTGMNIGVILVGAIVGVGLFGERLSLFNKIGLVLAVLSVLIIAYL, encoded by the coding sequence ATGTGGTATGTATTTTTTAGTGTTATTTGTAGTGTAACGGTATCGGTCGTGATCAAGCTGGCCAAAAAAAGAGGCGTAGCACACTTGCACTTGATCGTTTGGAATTATCCTGTTGCAGCGTTGCTCACAGCTGTTTTGTTAAAGCCGCAGGGCAACGGATTTTTGGATCCTAACTTGCCTTGGGGGCTCTATGCTGGCCTTGCTTTGCTTTTGCCCACCATATTTATTTGCATCGCTTATGCTATACAATACAGCGGCATTGTAAAAACCGAAGTTGCTCAACGGTTATCGCTTTTTATTCCATTATTGGCCGCTTTTTTTCTTTTTAATGAGCAAATGCAGGCATCCAAATTGTGCGGTATTGCGGTTGGTTTAATTGCTATTTTGTTTTCCATTGGTTGGAACAAGAAATCAAATACTTCGGGCAAAGGAAAAGCGTTTTATGCGTTGGCCGTGTTCTTTGGTATGGGTATCATTGATATCCTTTTTAAGCAGGTTGCTCTTTACAAAGCGGTATCTTATGCGTATTCGATGCTGATTGTTTTTTTGCTGGCTATGCTCGTTGCTTTTGCTTTTTTAGGCTATCGCTTATTTTTTAAAGGCGAGCGTTTGGCCGCGAAGGCCGTTCTTTGGGGAATTCTTTTAGGATTGTTTAACTTTGGAAACATCCTGTTTTACATGAAGGCACATCAAGCGCTGTCCGAAAGTCCATCAATCGTTTTTACCGGTATGAATATTGGCGTTATTCTCGTTGGTGCTATCGTAGGTGTCGGACTGTTTGGCGAGCGACTGAGTTTGTTCAATAAAATAGGATTGGTGTTAGCTGTATTATCCGTATTAATTATTGCATATCTGTGA
- the mrdA gene encoding penicillin-binding protein 2 yields MNSFFARKFVIQGIFIAVAFVIVIRLFYIQIIDESYLLSANNNVLRKIVVYPARGVVFDRNGKVLVQNEPVYDLMVTPREAKEIDTALLCQLIDIDVAGYKTRMDKARDHSPYRASIFEKQLSAATYAQLQEQLYKFRGFYVQNRTVRSYPDSIAPQLLGYIQEVNEKDIERSKGFYKSGDYIGGSGIERSYEDLLRGQRGIKNQMVDALNRPKGIFMEGRYDTLAVSGEGLISTIDRDLQLLAEKLMKGKMGSVVAIEPATGEILTFVSAPSYDPNMMVGRQRGNNYMKLLNDETKPMFIRPIQAQYPPGSVFKVVAALTAQQAGLISAGTIFNCPGGYRYGGGRAIMRCTHVHGATDLANSIKGSCNTYYGYTFARMIDSRGMSGPKAYDLWREGLLKFGLGQKLGIDLPGERPGLVPTSDFYTKRYGSDKWRSGFNISLSIGQGELGITPLQMANIMAIVANKGFYYRPHLVKGIGEKKIIKDEFTEKISAGVDEKYYASVIEGMSRAVNQPGGTAYGVRIPTIEMCGKTGTAQNPHGENHAVFFAFAPRENPKIAIAVFVENAGYGGTWAGPIANMLVEKYINDTISLPKYVQDRIYNANFIPKAESKTEVKKDTSSTKKDATKRPLQGAQATAPKREYFVHHSQVNRHE; encoded by the coding sequence ATGAATAGTTTTTTCGCACGTAAATTCGTCATTCAGGGAATATTTATCGCTGTGGCTTTTGTCATCGTTATACGCCTATTCTACATTCAAATCATTGACGAATCATATTTACTTTCAGCCAACAACAACGTACTTCGTAAAATCGTCGTGTATCCCGCTCGTGGTGTGGTATTTGACCGAAACGGAAAGGTATTGGTACAGAACGAACCAGTATACGATTTAATGGTTACGCCACGTGAAGCCAAAGAAATCGACACGGCATTGCTTTGCCAATTGATTGATATCGACGTAGCGGGTTATAAAACCAGAATGGACAAAGCCAGGGACCACTCGCCTTACCGCGCTTCCATTTTCGAGAAACAACTTTCAGCAGCAACATATGCACAGCTTCAGGAACAATTATATAAATTTCGCGGATTTTATGTGCAAAACAGAACTGTGCGCAGCTATCCGGACAGCATTGCGCCGCAATTGTTGGGCTACATCCAAGAGGTAAATGAAAAAGATATCGAACGCTCGAAAGGCTTTTACAAGTCTGGAGATTATATTGGAGGTAGCGGTATTGAACGCTCTTATGAAGATTTGCTTCGCGGGCAGCGCGGAATAAAAAATCAAATGGTTGACGCACTCAACCGCCCGAAAGGCATATTTATGGAAGGCCGCTACGATACTTTAGCGGTATCGGGCGAAGGACTGATCTCGACTATCGATCGCGATTTGCAACTGTTGGCCGAAAAATTAATGAAAGGCAAGATGGGCTCCGTCGTCGCGATCGAGCCCGCAACTGGCGAAATATTAACGTTTGTTAGCGCGCCATCTTACGATCCGAACATGATGGTAGGTAGACAACGTGGCAATAATTACATGAAATTATTGAACGACGAAACCAAGCCGATGTTTATCCGCCCGATTCAAGCACAATATCCGCCCGGATCAGTATTTAAGGTTGTGGCGGCACTGACGGCACAACAAGCCGGACTGATCAGCGCAGGTACGATATTCAATTGCCCGGGAGGCTATCGATATGGCGGAGGACGCGCCATTATGCGCTGCACGCACGTACATGGCGCAACAGATTTGGCAAACTCTATTAAAGGTTCGTGCAACACTTACTACGGCTATACGTTTGCCCGTATGATAGACTCGCGCGGTATGTCGGGACCAAAAGCATACGATCTTTGGCGTGAAGGCTTGCTGAAATTTGGCTTAGGCCAGAAACTCGGAATCGATTTGCCAGGCGAACGACCGGGCTTGGTTCCTACCTCAGACTTTTACACTAAGCGCTACGGCAGCGACAAATGGCGTTCAGGCTTTAACATTTCGCTCTCTATAGGGCAAGGAGAACTGGGTATTACGCCGCTGCAGATGGCAAATATTATGGCTATTGTTGCCAATAAAGGTTTTTATTACCGACCGCACTTAGTAAAGGGAATTGGCGAAAAGAAAATCATCAAAGATGAATTTACCGAGAAAATCAGTGCCGGTGTAGATGAAAAGTATTATGCGTCGGTGATTGAGGGCATGAGCCGAGCGGTAAACCAACCGGGCGGCACAGCGTATGGCGTTCGTATTCCAACGATCGAAATGTGCGGAAAAACCGGTACAGCTCAAAATCCACATGGAGAAAACCACGCTGTATTTTTCGCTTTTGCACCACGCGAAAACCCTAAAATCGCGATCGCTGTATTTGTTGAAAATGCTGGATATGGAGGAACATGGGCCGGGCCGATTGCAAACATGCTGGTTGAAAAGTATATTAACGATACGATCTCCTTGCCAAAGTACGTCCAAGATCGTATATACAACGCTAATTTCATTCCGAAAGCAGAAAGTAAAACAGAGGTGAAGAAAGATACAAGCAGCACGAAAAAGGACGCAACAAAGCGTCCGCTACAAGGCGCGCAGGCTACAGCACCGAAAAGAGAATATTTTGTACATCATAGCCAAGTAAATCGTCATGAATAA